In the Afipia sp. GAS231 genome, CTGGGCTTCGAGTACGGCTATTCGCTGGCCGAGCCGAATGCGCTGGCGATGTGGGAAGCGCAGTTCGGCGATTTTGCCAACGGCGCCCAGGTGGTGTTCGACCAGTTCATTTCGTCGGGCGAGCGCAAGTGGCTGCGCATGTCCGGCCTGGTCTGCCTGCTGCCGCATGGTTATGAAGGGCAGGGGCCGGAGCATTCCTCGGCGCGGCTCGAGCGCTTCCTGCAGATGTGCGCCGAAGACAACATGCAGGTGGTGTACCCGACCACGCCGGCGAACTACTTCCATGTGCTGCGGCGCCAGCTGCATCGCGAGATCCGCAAGCCGCTGATCCTGATGACGCCGAAGTCGCTGTTGCGCCACAAGCGCGCGGTGTCGCGGCTGGACGAACTCTGCGCCACCGCCACCTTCCACCGCATCCTGTACGATGACGCCCAGATGCTGCCCGACGAGCCCATCAAGCTCGTGTCGGACGACAAGATCAAGCGCATCGTGCTGTGCTCGGGCAAGGTCTATTACGACCTCTACGAGGAGCGCGAGAAGCGCGGCATCAACGACATCTACCTGATGCGCGTCGAGCAGCTTTATCCGGTGCCGCTGAAGGCGCTGGTGCACGAGCTCGGACGCTTCAAGGGTGCCGAGGTGGTCTGGTGCCAGGAAGAGCCGCGCAACATGGGCGCGTGGCACTTCATCGAGCCCTATCTCGAATGGGTGCTGAGCCAGGTCCACGCGCCGAACAGGCGCCCGCGTTACGCCGGCCGCGCCGCGTCGGCGGCAACCGCTACCGGTTTGATGTCGAAGCATCTGGCGCAGCTCAAGGCCCTGCTGGACGAGGCGCTGAACTAGATTTTTTCAACTCATCATATCCGGGGCAAAAGGCGCGGAGCGCCGTCTTCGCTTCTTATGTCTCGGATATGACAGCTTGCTTTCCCAAAACCGATTGTAGGCGTGGATGGTCCGGACGATTCCGGCCATGACGCAAAGAGGAAACAGACCATGATTGAAATTCGTGTTCCGACGCTCGGCGAGTCCGTGACGGAAGCCACCATCGGCCGCTGGTTCAAGAAGGCCGGCGACGCCGTGGCGGTGGACGAACCGTTGGTCGAGCTCGAGACCGACAAGGTCACCATCGAAGTCCCGGCGCCGTCGGCGGGCGTGCTCGGCGAGATCGCCGCCAAGGATGGCGAAACCGTCGCCGTCGGCGCGCTGCTCGGCCAGATCTCGGAGGGCGCCGCTGGCGCCAAGCCGGCTGCTTCGCCTGCCAAGGCTCCTGCTGCCGCCGCCGCACCGGCCACTGCACCTGCGCCCGCTCCGGCGCCGAAGGCCGCACCCGCAGACGCGCCGCTGGCGCCGTCGGTGCGCAAGCTCTCCGCCGAAAGCGGCGTCGACGCCGCGACCGTGCCTGGCTCCGGCAAGGATGGCCGCGTCACCAAGGGCGACATGCTGGCTGCGATCGAGAAGGCGGCCTCGGCGCCGACCCCGGTCAATCAGCCTGCGGCCGCCGTGCAGGTGCGAGCTCCGTCCCCGGCCGACGATGCCGCGCGCGAAGAGCGCGTGAAGATGACGCGGCTGCGCCAGACTATCGCGCGCCGGCTGAAGGACGTGCAGAACACCGCGGCGATGCTCACGACCTTCAACGAGGTCGACATGAGCCACATCATGGCGATGCGGACGCAGTACAAGGACGTTTTTGAAAAGAAGCATGGCACCAAGCTCGGCTTCATGGGCTTCTTCACCAAGGCCTGCGTGCAGGCCTTGAAGGACATCCCGGCCGTCAATGCCGAGATCGACGGCACCGACCTGATCTACAAGAACTACTATCACGTCGGCGTTGCCGTCGGCACCGACAAGGGCCTGGTCGTGCCTGTGGTGCGCGACTGCGATCACAAGTCGATCTCCGATATCGAAAAATCGATCGCCGATTTCGGCCGCCGCGCCCGTGACGGCCAGCTCAAGATCGACGAGATGCAGGGCGGCACCTTCACCATCACCAATGGCGGCATCTACGGTTCGCTGATGTCGACGCCGATCCTGAACGCGCCGCAGTCCGCCATTCTCGGCATGCACAAGATCCAGGAGCGGCCGATGGTGGTCGCCGGCAAGATCGAAGTCCGGCCGATGATGTATCTGGCGCTGTCCTACGATCACCGCGTGATCGACGGCAAGGAAGCGGTGACGTTCCTGGTTCGCGTCAAGGAAAGCCTGGAAGATCCGGCCCGGCTGGTGCTGGATCTCTAATACATTCGGTTTGCCGGCGTCGGCGTTCGGGCCCGGCGTCGCGCGCGCCGTGGATCGATACGCTGTGACTGGAGCGTTTTCGAGCGAAGTGGATGCCGGTTCGCGTAGAGAAAACGCGTCAGAACAAAGTGTAGAGACCGGTTATGATTCAATCAGAACCGGGCACTAGTGGGGGCTGATGTGACGGACAAGGTTGTTGTGATCACCGGCGGCAGCCGCGGCATCGGCCGCGCTGCCGCACTTGCCGCCGCCGCCCGCGGCTTCCGGGTCGTGGTCGGCTATGCCAGCAACGAAACGGCTGCAAAAGAAGTCGTCGCCTCGATCGAGCGCAAGAACGGCAAGGCGATCGCGGTGAAATGCGACGTCGCCAGCGAGAAGGATATTCTGGCGCTGTTCAAGTCGGCCGACGATTTCGGCACGCTCGGCGCGCTGATCAACAATGCTGGCATCGTCGGGCCGTCGGCACGGGTCGAAGACATGTCGGCCGAGCGCATTCAGCGCATGATGGCGATCAACGTCACCGGCAGCATTCTGTGCGCCCGCGAAGCCGTCAAGCGGATGTCGACGCGCAACGGCGGCGGGGGCGGCGTCATCGTCAACCTGTCCTCGGTCGCGGCCAAACTCGGCGCCCCCAACACCTATGTCGACTACGCGGCGTCCAAGGGCGCGGTGGATTCCTTCACCGTCGGCCTCGGCCACGAAGTCGCCGGCGAAGGCATTCGCGTCGCGGCGATCCGGCCCGGGCTGATCGATACCGAAATTCATGCGTCGGGCGGCGAACCCGATCGCGCCCATCGTCTGGCGCATATGGTGCCGATGCAACGGGTCGGCACCGCCGAAGAAATCGCCAACGCCATTGTCTGGCTGATGTCGGACGAGGCCTCCTACGTTACCAGCGCCATCCTGGATGTCTCCGGCGGGCGCTAATCCCTGTCACATCTCTCAGCTACAGGATTTCGATCATGGCTACCTACGATCTCGTCGTCATCGGCACCGGACCCGGTGGATATGTCTGCGCGGTGCGCGCGGCGCAACTCGGCATGAAGGTCGCCGTGGTCGAGAAGGACGCGACACTGGGCGGCACCTGCCTCAATGTCGGCTGCATGCCGTCGAAGGCGCTGCTGCATGCTTCCGAAATGTTCGAGGAAGCCGGACACTCCTTTGCCAAGATGGGCGTCAAGGTCTCACAGCCTGCGCTCGATCTGCCCTCGATGATGAACTTCAAGCAGCAGGGCATCGACGGCAACGTCAAGGGCGTCGAGTTCCTGATGAAGAAGAACAAGATCGACGTCATCAGCGGCAAGGGCAAGGTTCTCGGCGCCGGCAAGGTCGAGGTCACCGGCGGCGACGGCAAGGCGCAGGTGGTCGAGACCAAGAACATCGTCATCGCCACCGGCTCGGATATCGCGCGGCTGAAGGGCATCGAGATCGACGAGAAGCGCATCGTGTCGTCGACCGGCGCGCTGTCGCTCGACAAGGTGCCGTCGAGCCTGTTGATCGTCGGCGCCGGCGTGATCGGCCTCGAACTCGGCTCGGTGTGGCATCGCCTCGGCGCCAAGGTCACCGTGGTGGAATTCCTCGATCGCATCCTGCCCGGCATGGATGGCGAAATCGCCAAGCAATTCCAGCGCATCCTCGAGAAGCAGGGCTTTGCGTTCAAGCTCGGCGCCAAGGTCACCGGCGTCGACACCTCGGGCAAGACGCTCGCGGCCAAGGTCGAACCGGCGGCGGGCGGTGCGGCGGAGACGCTCGAGGCCGATGTGGTTCTGGTCTGCATCGGCCGCGTGCCCTACACCGAAGGCCTCGGCCTCAAGGAGGCCGGCGTGGCGCTCGACAATCGCGGCCGTGTGCAGATCGACGCGCACTTTTCCACCAGCGTGAAGGGCGTCTATGCGATCGGCGACGTCGTCGCGGGGCCGATGCTGGCGCACAAGGCCGAGGACGAAGGCGTTGCCTGCGCGGAGATCATCGCGGGGCAAGCCGGCCACGTGAATTACGATGTGATCCCCGGTGTTGTGTATACCACGCCGGAAGTGTCGTCGGTCGGCAAGACCGAGGAAGAGCTGAAGCAGGCGGGTGTGGCGTATACGTCAGGCAAATTTCCCTTTACCGCCAACGGCCGTTCCAAGGTCAACCAGACCACGGACGGCTTCGTGAAAATTCTCGCAGATGCGAAGACGGACCGGGTGCTCGGCGTGCACATTATTGGCCGCGAAGCCGGCGAAATGATCCACGAAGCCTGTGTTTTGATGGAGTTCGGCGGTTCCGCCGAGGATCTGGCGCGAACGTGCCATGCGCATCCGACCCGTTCCGAAGCCATCAAGGAAGCGGCGCTTGCGGTGGGCAAGCGCGCCATCCATATGTGATCGACACCGGCATTTGCCGGATAGCATGATCCGGAAAAGTTGATACCGGTGTGTTGAAAAGCCATGCTCAAATGAAGACGGGGCGAAATGACGATTCGAAGAAAAGTCATCGCGCCCTGGAGCGTTTTCGAGCGAAGTGGATACCGGTTCGCGTAACGAAAACGCGTCAAAACAAAAGAGTAGAGTCTCATCGGTTTTGATAAAATCAGAACCGATAAGACTCTAGAGATCACGTCCATGATGCGCCGCCTACTTCAACCGTTCTGGGTTTTGCTCGCGGTCATCTTCCTGGTCGAAGCATGGCTGTGGGATCATCTCGAGCCGATCGTGGCGCGCGCCGTCGCGCTGATCCCGCTGCGCACCTTCAAGCAATGGCTGGCCGAGCGGGTCGACACGCTGTCGCCGGCGATGACGTTGATCGTGTTTCTGGTGCCGGTGATTCCGCTGTTTCCGCTCAAGCTGGCCGGGCTGTGGCTGCTGACCCATGAATACTGGCTGGCTGCCGTCGTCACCATCGTGTTCGCGAAATTCCTCGGCGTCGGCGTCACCGCCTTCATCTTCGACGTGACGCGCGCGAAGCTGCTGGAAATGCGCTGGTTCGAGAGGCTCTATGAATTCGTGATGGCCCTGCGCGCCAAGGCCGCCGCTCTGGTCGAGCCGGTCAAGCAGCGGCTTCTCGATACCGTGCGCGGCGAGGGCGGCGGCTGGTCATCGCGGATGCTGCGCTTGATCCAGCGCTTTCGCAAAAGCGTGCACGAAGCGCGCTAGCTGTCATTACCTGCAACAAACGCGAAGCGTTTGTGCAAGGGAGCGAAGCGACGCGGCAATCCATCTTGCCGCACGAAGAAAGACTGGATTGCTTCGCGGAGCCTGTCATCGGGCGGCGCTTCGCGCCGACCCGTTGGCTCGCAATGACGCGGTGACGCCGCGTCGCCTTTCGCTCAGTGTAAATGTAGCAGATGCGGCGACAGGATGCCGAGTGCCGTCATGACGATCCCCGCCAGCGTCAGGATGCCGGATACCCAGGCCAGCGCGACGATGCCGGTGATGATGGTGGCCGAGGCCAGCACGATGCCGATCTGGAACGCGGCGGAGGCCAGCTCGTAGTGATGGTATTTCGCCGTCGCCTCGTCGCGTTCGTGTTCGGCGTCCTTGGCGCGTTCGGAGAGCTGTTCCGAACCTTCCTTGGTCTCCGGCTCCGAGCGATAGCGCGCCGCGGTTTTTTTCCAGTCGTCGATCTGCTTTTGCAGCGCCGCCTTGGCGGCATCGTCGCCGACGGTGCCGAGGCTGAGTCTCGCGTGTTCGGCGGTGGTTTCAACCACGGTGCGGCGGATGCTCTTGGCCTGGAAGAAGGCCCACAGGTTCGAGGCTTCGACGTTCTTGCTGATCGACTCGGTCTGCGCGCCCTTGCCCAGCGTTTCCGACAGCGCCAGGCACAGCGCGATCACTGCGATCAGCAGTGCGATCTTCCTGTTTTCGCCGGAAGCCTCCTTGGCCTGATCCGCCTGCTCCATGCTCTCATGCGCGCTCATGGTAGTTCTCCCCGCTGAATGGCCGTGACCCGGCCCCACGATTGACCGAACAATATGGCCGGCGCAAGAGGCAAGCGCGCCTCGTCAACGGTGTGACGGGAATATGTCGTCGCGCGGCGCGGTCACCCGCGGGGATGGGCGGTGCGGTAGACTTCCAGCAGCCGCTCGGTGTCGATCCCGGTATAGATCTGCGTGGTCGAGAGCGAGGCGTGACCGAGCAATTCCTGGATCGCGCGCAGGTCGCCGCCGCGGCTCAAGAGATGGGTGGCGAAGGAATGCCGCAGCGCATGCGGCGTGGCGCTGTCGGGCAGGCCGAGCGCGCCGCGCAGCCGCTCCATGGTGAGCTGGATGATCCGGGGGCTGAGCGGCCCGCCGCGGGCGCCGACGAAGATCGGCCCCGCCGGCGGCAGCGGATGCGG is a window encoding:
- the odhB gene encoding 2-oxoglutarate dehydrogenase complex dihydrolipoyllysine-residue succinyltransferase, with protein sequence MIEIRVPTLGESVTEATIGRWFKKAGDAVAVDEPLVELETDKVTIEVPAPSAGVLGEIAAKDGETVAVGALLGQISEGAAGAKPAASPAKAPAAAAAPATAPAPAPAPKAAPADAPLAPSVRKLSAESGVDAATVPGSGKDGRVTKGDMLAAIEKAASAPTPVNQPAAAVQVRAPSPADDAAREERVKMTRLRQTIARRLKDVQNTAAMLTTFNEVDMSHIMAMRTQYKDVFEKKHGTKLGFMGFFTKACVQALKDIPAVNAEIDGTDLIYKNYYHVGVAVGTDKGLVVPVVRDCDHKSISDIEKSIADFGRRARDGQLKIDEMQGGTFTITNGGIYGSLMSTPILNAPQSAILGMHKIQERPMVVAGKIEVRPMMYLALSYDHRVIDGKEAVTFLVRVKESLEDPARLVLDL
- a CDS encoding SDR family oxidoreductase, whose protein sequence is MTDKVVVITGGSRGIGRAAALAAAARGFRVVVGYASNETAAKEVVASIERKNGKAIAVKCDVASEKDILALFKSADDFGTLGALINNAGIVGPSARVEDMSAERIQRMMAINVTGSILCAREAVKRMSTRNGGGGGVIVNLSSVAAKLGAPNTYVDYAASKGAVDSFTVGLGHEVAGEGIRVAAIRPGLIDTEIHASGGEPDRAHRLAHMVPMQRVGTAEEIANAIVWLMSDEASYVTSAILDVSGGR
- the lpdA gene encoding dihydrolipoyl dehydrogenase, with the translated sequence MATYDLVVIGTGPGGYVCAVRAAQLGMKVAVVEKDATLGGTCLNVGCMPSKALLHASEMFEEAGHSFAKMGVKVSQPALDLPSMMNFKQQGIDGNVKGVEFLMKKNKIDVISGKGKVLGAGKVEVTGGDGKAQVVETKNIVIATGSDIARLKGIEIDEKRIVSSTGALSLDKVPSSLLIVGAGVIGLELGSVWHRLGAKVTVVEFLDRILPGMDGEIAKQFQRILEKQGFAFKLGAKVTGVDTSGKTLAAKVEPAAGGAAETLEADVVLVCIGRVPYTEGLGLKEAGVALDNRGRVQIDAHFSTSVKGVYAIGDVVAGPMLAHKAEDEGVACAEIIAGQAGHVNYDVIPGVVYTTPEVSSVGKTEEELKQAGVAYTSGKFPFTANGRSKVNQTTDGFVKILADAKTDRVLGVHIIGREAGEMIHEACVLMEFGGSAEDLARTCHAHPTRSEAIKEAALAVGKRAIHM
- a CDS encoding DUF4337 domain-containing protein produces the protein MSAHESMEQADQAKEASGENRKIALLIAVIALCLALSETLGKGAQTESISKNVEASNLWAFFQAKSIRRTVVETTAEHARLSLGTVGDDAAKAALQKQIDDWKKTAARYRSEPETKEGSEQLSERAKDAEHERDEATAKYHHYELASAAFQIGIVLASATIITGIVALAWVSGILTLAGIVMTALGILSPHLLHLH